One genomic region from Streptomyces sp. NBC_00582 encodes:
- a CDS encoding ATP-binding protein → MKGDELATREPAVAPPATAAAARDHARAVVDAHGRARGRSPHERDLIDLLLVVSELVTNAIRHGGGLVGFVVTPTPDGVRLAVQDRSDVVPPVAYGTGELPALHQGSGYGWPLIIRLSRRISIERRADGGKTIRVLVPLRLTPENGLTRAGRREPPSPFRPAPR, encoded by the coding sequence GTGAAGGGCGACGAGCTCGCGACGAGGGAACCGGCGGTCGCGCCGCCGGCGACGGCCGCGGCGGCGCGGGACCACGCCCGTGCGGTGGTCGACGCCCACGGCCGAGCGCGCGGCCGGTCGCCGCACGAGCGGGACCTGATCGACCTGCTGCTCGTCGTCTCCGAACTCGTGACCAACGCGATCCGGCACGGCGGCGGTCTGGTGGGCTTCGTGGTGACGCCGACGCCCGACGGCGTACGGCTCGCCGTGCAGGACCGCAGCGATGTGGTGCCGCCCGTCGCCTACGGGACGGGAGAACTGCCGGCCCTCCACCAGGGCAGCGGCTACGGCTGGCCCCTGATCATCCGGCTCTCCCGCCGCATCTCGATCGAGCGGCGCGCGGACGGCGGGAAGACGATCCGTGTGCTGGTGCCGCTGCGCCTCACCCCGGAGAACGGCCTCACCAGGGCAGGAAGACGTGAACCTCCTTCCCCGTTCCGTCCGGCACCACGCTGA
- a CDS encoding STAS domain-containing protein — MSTAQQPLSVEVDVIREDVALVTVEGHLDLDTATELQAQLANQLHHGRRHFLLELSGVPFMDSSGMNIILRVYHEARDLPGSVHVIAPAPAVRRVLDLTGVSLTVPISDEVADALALIDRGGAGTDPEA; from the coding sequence GTGTCCACCGCCCAGCAACCCCTGTCCGTCGAGGTCGACGTGATCCGCGAGGACGTCGCACTGGTCACGGTCGAAGGCCATCTGGACCTCGACACCGCGACCGAGCTCCAGGCGCAGCTGGCGAACCAGCTCCACCACGGCCGCCGGCACTTCCTGCTCGAGCTGTCCGGCGTGCCCTTCATGGACTCGTCCGGGATGAACATCATCCTGCGCGTGTACCACGAGGCCCGCGATCTGCCTGGCAGTGTCCATGTCATAGCTCCGGCCCCCGCCGTGCGGAGGGTGCTCGACCTCACCGGGGTCAGCCTCACGGTGCCGATCTCGGACGAGGTCGCCGACGCGCTGGCGCTCATCGACCGGGGCGGGGCAGGGACCGACCCGGAGGCCTGA
- a CDS encoding MarR family winged helix-turn-helix transcriptional regulator, with protein sequence MSPSSRSSRPQPHEVARVTSEAAELLEVLWGRASTAPVSASQLRVLFILEHNEGINLRTLADHLGSTPPSTSRLCDRLQAVGFVERRAAVNSRRELQLFLSRRGRAFLTDLRARRESALQAVLEQMPAAQRDALLRGLEAFCVAAAEQIHETTGPVDAATA encoded by the coding sequence ATGTCCCCCTCCTCGCGCTCCTCGCGTCCGCAGCCCCACGAGGTCGCGCGTGTGACCTCGGAGGCGGCCGAGCTGCTGGAGGTCCTGTGGGGCCGTGCCTCCACGGCCCCGGTCTCCGCCTCCCAGCTGCGCGTGCTGTTCATCCTGGAGCACAACGAAGGCATCAACCTGCGGACACTCGCCGACCACCTGGGCTCCACACCGCCGTCCACCAGCAGGCTGTGCGACCGGCTGCAGGCCGTGGGGTTCGTCGAGCGCAGGGCGGCCGTGAACAGCCGTCGCGAACTCCAGCTCTTCCTGAGCCGGCGCGGACGGGCGTTCCTCACCGATCTGCGCGCACGGCGCGAGAGCGCCCTCCAGGCGGTCCTGGAGCAGATGCCGGCCGCGCAGCGCGACGCGCTGCTTCGGGGCCTGGAGGCCTTCTGCGTCGCCGCGGCCGAGCAGATCCACGAGACGACCGGCCCGGTCGACGCGGCCACGGCCTGA
- a CDS encoding PP2C family protein-serine/threonine phosphatase produces the protein MNRLVTAGRALRSAAAHEVPEALREVLCAHYAAETAELWLADYGAAVLLPVSPTPHGVAPEPVPVRAGALGRAYGAQEPQVERLDGGRVCAHLPVTVRGDRLGVLSVTLPAEAAGPDRICELAELARLLGHELLVAERDTDRYLQARRTDRLTLAAEMQWQLLPARSCARDAYALGAQLEPAYAIHGDNFDWSASADHLMVYVTNGMGEGIEASLLTGLGINALRNARRAGIPIADQAALADQAIHAHYRGEAHLSVLLVDIELSTGRMQVVDAGSPRMLLLRDRVLTAVDLEAQLPLGMFEETDYVAQEFVLEPGDRLLFVSDGVHAVPGPGGEIYGERALARAVNSAALLPAAEVPAAVLRELSGHRGRPEPDDDALVVCLDWFGKPPRPRPAPPDQQRHDADEE, from the coding sequence GTGAACCGGCTCGTGACCGCCGGGCGCGCCCTGCGCTCCGCCGCCGCGCACGAGGTCCCCGAGGCCCTGCGCGAGGTGCTCTGCGCCCATTACGCCGCCGAGACGGCCGAGTTGTGGCTGGCCGACTACGGCGCCGCCGTCCTGCTCCCCGTCTCCCCCACGCCGCACGGCGTCGCCCCCGAGCCCGTCCCCGTACGCGCCGGCGCCCTCGGACGGGCCTACGGCGCCCAGGAGCCCCAGGTCGAGCGGCTCGACGGCGGCCGGGTGTGCGCGCATCTGCCCGTCACCGTGCGCGGGGACCGGCTGGGCGTGCTGTCCGTGACGCTGCCCGCCGAGGCCGCCGGACCCGACCGGATCTGCGAACTCGCCGAGCTGGCGCGGCTGCTGGGCCATGAGCTGCTGGTCGCCGAACGCGACACCGACCGCTATCTCCAGGCCCGCCGCACCGACCGGCTGACGCTCGCGGCGGAGATGCAGTGGCAGCTCCTCCCGGCGCGGTCCTGCGCCCGGGACGCCTACGCGCTCGGTGCCCAGCTGGAGCCGGCGTACGCGATCCACGGCGACAACTTCGACTGGTCGGCGTCCGCGGACCATCTGATGGTGTACGTCACCAACGGCATGGGCGAGGGCATCGAGGCGTCCCTGCTGACCGGGCTGGGCATCAACGCGCTGCGCAACGCCCGCCGCGCGGGCATCCCGATCGCGGACCAGGCGGCGCTGGCGGACCAGGCGATCCACGCCCACTACCGGGGCGAGGCGCATCTGTCCGTGCTGCTGGTGGACATCGAGCTGTCCACGGGACGGATGCAGGTGGTGGACGCGGGGTCGCCGCGGATGCTGCTGCTGCGCGACCGGGTGCTGACCGCCGTGGACCTGGAGGCACAGCTTCCGCTCGGCATGTTCGAGGAGACGGACTACGTGGCCCAGGAGTTCGTCCTGGAGCCGGGCGACCGGCTGCTGTTCGTCAGCGACGGCGTCCACGCGGTGCCCGGGCCCGGCGGGGAGATCTACGGCGAGCGGGCGCTGGCCCGGGCGGTGAACTCCGCAGCCCTGCTGCCGGCGGCGGAGGTGCCGGCCGCGGTCCTGCGCGAACTCTCCGGGCACCGGGGCAGACCCGAGCCGGACGACGACGCGCTGGTGGTGTGCCTCGACTGGTTCGGCAAGCCCCCGCGTCCCCGTCCGGCGCCCCCTGACCAGCAGCGGCACGACGCAGACGAGGAGTGA
- a CDS encoding STAS domain-containing protein encodes MPEHDTAVPDTAPESEVGAFLRRRREQLAQRWADEPLFRTVFTVARDEAVEAGRVVLDALAQVSLSGRVEDPADPGFTLVREQLSRMAAARARTGLTPSRVSTEVDALRVPAADLLVAELPDASAEHVRACTTALTVLMGTLRLVVMETALTEGEALIDRQRLQLLEVATPVIRLWDGIVAVPLIGTLDSARSQVVMETLLESVVDEQARFAILDITGVPTVDSLVAQHLMKTVAAVRLMGAECVVSGIRPAIAQTIVHLGLDLGTVITRASLADALAYALHRLGADIVRSAPGGADPR; translated from the coding sequence TTGCCGGAGCACGACACGGCCGTACCCGACACGGCACCCGAGAGCGAGGTCGGGGCGTTCCTGCGCCGACGGCGGGAACAGCTCGCCCAGCGCTGGGCCGACGAACCCCTGTTCCGCACGGTGTTCACCGTCGCCCGGGACGAGGCGGTGGAGGCCGGGCGGGTCGTGCTCGACGCCCTGGCCCAGGTGTCGCTGAGCGGACGCGTGGAGGACCCCGCGGACCCCGGCTTCACCCTCGTGCGCGAACAGCTGTCCCGGATGGCGGCGGCCCGTGCCCGCACCGGGCTCACCCCGTCCCGGGTGTCGACCGAGGTGGACGCCCTGCGGGTGCCCGCCGCCGATCTGCTCGTGGCGGAGCTGCCGGACGCCTCGGCCGAGCACGTGCGGGCGTGCACGACGGCGCTGACCGTCCTGATGGGCACCCTGCGGCTGGTGGTGATGGAGACGGCGCTCACCGAGGGCGAGGCCCTCATCGACCGGCAGCGGCTCCAGCTCCTGGAGGTGGCCACGCCGGTCATCCGGCTGTGGGACGGGATCGTGGCGGTGCCGCTGATCGGGACGCTGGACAGCGCCCGCAGCCAGGTCGTGATGGAGACACTGCTGGAGTCGGTGGTCGACGAGCAGGCCCGGTTCGCGATCCTGGACATCACCGGTGTGCCGACCGTGGACTCCCTGGTCGCGCAGCATCTGATGAAGACCGTGGCGGCGGTCCGGCTCATGGGCGCGGAGTGCGTCGTCTCGGGCATCCGGCCGGCCATCGCGCAGACCATCGTCCACCTCGGCCTCGACCTGGGAACGGTGATCACCCGGGCGAGCCTCGCCGACGCCCTCGCGTACGCGCTGCACCGGCTGGGCGCGGACATCGTGCGGTCGGCGCCCGGCGGTGCGGACCCGAGGTGA
- a CDS encoding STAS domain-containing protein, which translates to MNDDFPQLGAVSVPVLRLGDVLLVTLQGDLHDGMAARLQQDIAEAIVNSRVTGVVIDISGVEIVDSFLGRVLAEIAEHARLLAARTVVAGMRPAVALTLVELGLTLPGLRTALNTEAALELLGRADAARPGGPYRDAR; encoded by the coding sequence GTGAACGACGACTTCCCGCAGCTCGGTGCGGTCTCCGTGCCGGTGCTCAGACTCGGCGACGTCCTGCTGGTGACCCTCCAGGGCGATCTGCACGACGGCATGGCCGCGCGGCTCCAGCAGGACATCGCGGAGGCGATCGTGAACAGCCGGGTGACCGGTGTGGTCATCGACATCTCGGGCGTCGAGATCGTCGACTCCTTCCTCGGCCGGGTGCTGGCCGAGATCGCGGAGCACGCGCGGCTGCTGGCGGCGCGGACCGTGGTGGCGGGGATGCGGCCCGCGGTCGCCCTCACCCTGGTGGAGCTCGGGCTGACCCTGCCGGGGCTGCGGACCGCTCTGAACACCGAGGCGGCCCTGGAACTGCTCGGCCGCGCGGACGCGGCCCGGCCCGGCGGCCCCTACCGGGACGCCCGGTGA
- a CDS encoding anti-sigma regulatory factor produces the protein MSAAAAGVAARLPIRSDLDLVRVRQHVRQASATLGFGLVDQTKLVTAASELARNTLVYGGGGEVEAVPVADGPRQGLRLTFTDRGPGIADLERALSDGYTSGDGLGLGLGGARRLVHDFAIDSTPGAGTTVTVTSWTARAPRQREGS, from the coding sequence GTGAGCGCGGCCGCCGCGGGTGTCGCGGCCCGGCTGCCGATCCGCTCCGACCTGGATCTGGTCCGGGTCCGCCAGCATGTGCGCCAGGCGTCCGCCACGCTCGGTTTCGGCCTCGTGGACCAGACCAAGCTGGTCACCGCGGCCAGCGAACTGGCCCGCAACACCCTGGTGTACGGCGGTGGCGGCGAGGTGGAGGCCGTCCCGGTCGCCGACGGTCCCCGGCAGGGGCTGCGGCTCACGTTCACCGACCGGGGACCGGGCATCGCCGACCTGGAGCGGGCGCTCAGCGACGGCTACACCTCCGGGGACGGGCTGGGGCTCGGGCTCGGCGGGGCGCGCCGGCTGGTGCACGACTTCGCCATCGACAGCACGCCCGGGGCCGGCACCACCGTCACGGTGACCTCGTGGACGGCACGCGCTCCCCGGCAGCGCGAGGGGTCCTGA
- a CDS encoding ATP-binding SpoIIE family protein phosphatase: MARVWDVPVQDSTRVRDARVAAQDAAALAGLDESRTSAAALVATELATNLLKHGGGGRLLVEAVAPPTGQGASPTVQIASVDHGPGIADVRAALVDGFSTTGSLGAGLGTCRRLADAFGLHGSPGRGTVAVARIGAPSRQPPVGARAGGINVPFAGAAYSGDLWTCVHASDRLTLMLADGLGHGPEAARASTAAAEELRRCARLSPAEQIRRLDTALRGTRGAAVAVAQLDLRAARLTFAGVGNIGARLYEGGGWRPLVSRPGIVGVHRPTTVPETEVPWAADRLLILHSDGLPSRWVPPSGPGLLTADPAVTAAVTVRDAGSSARPVRDDTAVAVLSPDPPDLP; the protein is encoded by the coding sequence ATGGCGCGGGTGTGGGACGTACCGGTGCAGGACTCGACACGGGTGCGCGACGCCCGGGTCGCCGCACAGGACGCGGCGGCGCTGGCGGGTCTGGACGAGTCGCGCACCTCGGCCGCCGCCCTGGTCGCGACGGAGCTGGCGACCAACCTCCTCAAGCACGGCGGCGGTGGCCGGCTCCTGGTGGAGGCGGTGGCGCCGCCCACCGGACAGGGCGCCTCCCCCACGGTGCAGATAGCGTCGGTCGACCACGGCCCGGGCATCGCGGACGTGCGCGCCGCCCTCGTGGACGGGTTCTCCACGACGGGTTCCCTCGGCGCCGGGCTCGGCACCTGCCGCCGGCTGGCCGACGCCTTCGGTCTGCACGGCTCCCCCGGCCGCGGCACCGTCGCCGTCGCCCGGATCGGCGCCCCGTCGAGGCAGCCCCCCGTCGGTGCGCGGGCCGGCGGGATCAACGTGCCCTTCGCGGGCGCGGCGTACTCCGGCGACCTGTGGACCTGCGTCCACGCGTCCGATCGGCTCACCCTGATGCTGGCCGACGGGCTCGGGCACGGCCCCGAGGCGGCCCGCGCCTCGACGGCGGCGGCCGAGGAACTGCGCCGCTGCGCCCGCCTCTCCCCCGCCGAGCAGATCCGCCGACTCGACACGGCGCTGCGCGGCACCCGGGGCGCGGCCGTCGCGGTGGCCCAGCTCGACCTGCGGGCCGCGCGGCTGACGTTCGCGGGAGTCGGCAACATAGGGGCCCGGCTGTACGAGGGCGGCGGCTGGCGCCCCCTGGTGTCGCGGCCGGGCATCGTCGGCGTCCACCGGCCCACGACCGTGCCGGAGACCGAGGTGCCCTGGGCGGCGGACCGGCTGCTGATCCTGCACAGCGACGGGCTGCCCAGCCGCTGGGTGCCGCCGTCCGGGCCCGGGCTGCTCACCGCCGACCCCGCCGTCACCGCCGCCGTCACCGTGCGCGACGCCGGAAGCTCCGCGCGCCCGGTGCGCGACGACACCGCGGTGGCCGTCCTGTCCCCCGACCCGCCGGACCTTCCATGA
- a CDS encoding PP2C family protein-serine/threonine phosphatase — protein MTHTWQITTVTDAARARIATARLAAAYGVPPVERARLSAALSGRLRQCLTKGGDWRLTARAADGLLALEVLPLSGAGERVWRTSAPCPEPSDAVVCTEVADDPSLLAEALLGADEDTCLVLERLAEQEELVGFHREELHQTNQGVLALHAELDAAGRAQREAFSAERTARREAESARRRLTFLADASASLTASLNQEQIVRRLPELLVPEYARTVDVWVFDAEDDRQERAAHPAAAVLAARTGRPQYAAAHPGGLPGVDDHPPSALDPTRPMLCVPLATRRAPLGVLTLTPPGARWDPDDAVMLVELTRRASTALDNARRFEHNQDIAETLQRALLTDLPSTPGLRLAARYLPATYGLNIGGDWYDAFRRPDGSLIVVIGDVTGHGLHAAVMMSQLRTALRAYAVDTGSPGRLLTRLHLFLHHLQPDLYATAVIARLRPGEPSLTWAAAGHPPPVLRGPDGRVRTLDAKPGAMLGIPLHQEIADHTVPVAPGSTLALYTDGLVERRAQGIDPGIERLASTLGGFRTAELEADLDGSAERILDPMLSDSERDDDVCLLLCHLDGAAPAAGGR, from the coding sequence ATGACGCACACCTGGCAGATCACCACCGTCACCGACGCGGCCCGCGCCCGGATCGCCACCGCCCGTCTGGCGGCCGCGTACGGCGTGCCGCCGGTGGAGCGCGCCCGGCTCTCGGCCGCGCTCAGCGGTCGGCTGCGCCAGTGTCTGACCAAGGGCGGCGACTGGCGGCTCACCGCGCGGGCCGCCGACGGTCTGCTCGCTCTGGAGGTCCTGCCCCTGTCCGGGGCCGGGGAGCGCGTGTGGCGTACGTCGGCGCCCTGCCCGGAGCCGTCGGACGCCGTCGTGTGCACCGAGGTCGCGGACGATCCTTCGCTGCTCGCGGAGGCCCTGCTGGGGGCCGACGAGGACACCTGCCTGGTCCTGGAGAGGCTCGCCGAGCAGGAGGAGCTCGTCGGCTTCCACCGCGAGGAGCTGCACCAGACCAACCAGGGTGTGCTGGCCCTGCACGCGGAGCTGGACGCCGCCGGGCGGGCCCAGCGCGAGGCGTTCTCGGCGGAGCGCACGGCCCGCCGGGAGGCGGAGAGCGCCCGCCGCAGGCTGACGTTCCTGGCGGACGCCAGCGCCTCGCTGACGGCGTCCCTCAACCAGGAGCAGATCGTGCGGCGGCTGCCCGAGCTGCTGGTGCCCGAGTACGCCCGCACCGTCGACGTCTGGGTGTTCGACGCCGAGGACGACCGTCAGGAGCGGGCCGCGCACCCGGCGGCGGCCGTGCTCGCCGCCCGCACGGGACGCCCCCAGTACGCGGCGGCGCACCCCGGAGGGCTGCCGGGCGTCGACGACCACCCGCCGTCCGCGCTGGACCCCACCCGGCCGATGCTGTGCGTGCCGCTGGCGACCCGGCGTGCCCCGCTCGGCGTGCTCACGCTCACCCCGCCCGGTGCGCGGTGGGACCCGGACGACGCGGTGATGCTGGTGGAGCTGACGCGGCGGGCGAGCACCGCCCTGGACAACGCGCGCCGGTTCGAACACAACCAGGACATCGCCGAGACCCTGCAGCGGGCCCTGCTGACCGACCTGCCCAGCACCCCGGGCCTGCGGCTGGCGGCCCGCTATCTGCCCGCCACCTATGGGCTGAACATCGGCGGCGACTGGTACGACGCGTTCCGCCGCCCGGACGGCAGTCTGATCGTCGTCATCGGGGACGTCACCGGGCACGGGCTGCACGCGGCCGTGATGATGAGCCAGCTGCGCACCGCGCTGCGCGCCTACGCCGTCGACACCGGCAGCCCGGGGCGGTTGCTGACCCGGCTGCACCTCTTCCTGCACCATCTGCAGCCCGATCTCTACGCCACCGCCGTGATCGCCCGCCTCCGGCCCGGCGAGCCGTCGCTGACCTGGGCCGCCGCGGGTCATCCGCCGCCGGTGCTGCGCGGTCCGGACGGGCGGGTGCGCACCCTGGACGCCAAGCCCGGGGCGATGCTCGGCATCCCGCTGCACCAGGAGATCGCCGACCACACGGTCCCGGTGGCGCCCGGATCGACGCTGGCGCTGTACACGGACGGGCTGGTCGAGCGGCGCGCCCAGGGCATAGACCCGGGCATCGAGCGGCTCGCGTCCACCCTCGGCGGCTTCCGCACGGCGGAGCTGGAGGCGGATCTGGACGGTTCCGCGGAGCGGATCCTGGACCCGATGCTGAGCGACTCCGAGCGCGACGACGACGTGTGTCTGCTGCTGTGCCACCTCGACGGCGCCGCCCCGGCGGCCGGGGGGCGCTGA
- a CDS encoding MarR family winged helix-turn-helix transcriptional regulator — protein MECARDSDDRGGRETAARHMADAVESLVACWLAAAEEAVPRLPARQLLALRTVRRRPELNVTALAEDLGIGVPTASRLCDRLEAAGLLERTVQPRNRREVQLVLTAYGRRVLTDVTERRVRRLAAVFAGMTPAQRTALEQGLHAFRHAHTRDG, from the coding sequence GTGGAGTGCGCGCGGGACTCCGACGACCGAGGGGGCCGGGAGACGGCGGCGCGGCACATGGCCGACGCGGTGGAGTCCCTGGTCGCCTGCTGGCTCGCGGCGGCCGAGGAGGCCGTGCCCCGGCTGCCGGCCCGGCAGCTCCTCGCGCTCAGGACGGTCCGGCGCAGACCGGAGCTCAATGTGACGGCGCTCGCCGAGGACCTCGGCATAGGGGTGCCCACGGCGAGCAGGCTCTGCGACCGGCTGGAGGCCGCGGGCCTGCTGGAGCGGACCGTGCAGCCGCGCAACCGGCGCGAGGTGCAGCTCGTGCTGACGGCGTACGGGCGCCGGGTCCTCACGGACGTGACCGAGCGACGGGTGCGGCGGCTCGCCGCCGTGTTCGCCGGCATGACCCCCGCCCAGCGCACCGCCCTGGAACAGGGGCTCCACGCCTTCCGGCACGCGCACACCCGGGACGGCTGA
- a CDS encoding NAD(P)/FAD-dependent oxidoreductase, with amino-acid sequence MDTVTRPRILVVGAGFAGVGCVRRLERRLAGTEAEITLVTPFAYQLYLPLLPQVASGVLTPQSIALSLRRSKKYRTRIIPGGAIGVDLKAKVCVIRTITDEIVNEPYDYIVLAPGSVTRTFDIPGLTEHAFGMKTLAEAAYIRDHVISQLDLADASHDPAERASRLQFVVVGGGYAGTETAACLQMLTHNAVRRYPRLDPDLIKWHLIDIAPKLMPELGDKLGRSAQEVLRRRGIDISLGVSIAKAGPEEVTFTDGRVIPTRTLIWTAGVVASPLIATLGAETVRGRLAVTSHMNLPDHDGVFALGDAAAVPDEAKGDPGAVCPPTAQHAMRQGKVVADNVIATLRGQSTRPYVHKDLGLVVDLGGTDAVSKPLGIELRGLPAQAVARGYHWSALRTGVAKARVLTNWTLNAIAGDDFVRTGFQARRAARLKDFEYTDSYLTPEQVRAQVEGSGPGSG; translated from the coding sequence ATGGACACCGTGACACGACCCAGGATCCTGGTGGTGGGCGCGGGCTTCGCCGGAGTGGGATGCGTTCGACGTCTGGAACGCAGGCTCGCCGGTACGGAAGCCGAGATCACTCTGGTGACGCCGTTCGCCTACCAGCTCTATCTGCCGCTGCTGCCGCAGGTCGCCTCCGGGGTGCTGACGCCCCAGTCGATCGCCCTGTCGCTGCGCCGCAGCAAGAAGTACCGCACCCGGATCATCCCGGGCGGCGCCATCGGCGTGGACCTGAAGGCGAAGGTCTGCGTCATCCGCACCATCACCGACGAGATCGTCAACGAGCCGTACGACTACATCGTGCTGGCTCCCGGCAGTGTGACCCGCACCTTCGACATCCCCGGGCTGACCGAGCACGCCTTCGGCATGAAGACGCTCGCCGAGGCCGCGTACATCCGTGACCACGTCATCTCCCAGCTCGACCTCGCCGACGCCAGCCACGACCCCGCCGAGCGGGCCTCCCGGCTCCAGTTCGTGGTCGTGGGCGGCGGCTACGCGGGCACCGAGACCGCCGCCTGTCTGCAGATGCTCACGCACAACGCGGTCAGGCGCTATCCGCGGCTGGACCCGGACCTGATCAAGTGGCATCTCATCGACATCGCGCCCAAGTTGATGCCGGAGCTCGGCGACAAGCTGGGCCGCAGCGCGCAGGAGGTGCTGCGCCGGCGCGGCATCGACATCTCGCTGGGTGTGTCCATCGCGAAGGCGGGACCGGAGGAGGTCACCTTCACCGACGGCCGGGTGATCCCGACCCGCACCCTGATCTGGACGGCCGGGGTGGTGGCGAGCCCGCTGATCGCCACGCTCGGCGCCGAGACCGTGCGCGGGCGGCTCGCGGTGACCTCGCACATGAACCTGCCGGACCACGACGGGGTGTTCGCCCTCGGTGACGCCGCCGCCGTGCCGGACGAGGCGAAGGGCGACCCGGGCGCGGTCTGCCCGCCCACCGCGCAGCACGCGATGCGGCAGGGCAAGGTGGTCGCCGACAACGTCATCGCGACCCTGCGCGGGCAGTCGACGCGGCCGTACGTGCACAAGGACCTCGGTCTGGTCGTCGACCTCGGCGGCACGGACGCCGTGTCCAAGCCGCTCGGCATCGAGCTGCGGGGGCTGCCCGCGCAGGCCGTGGCGCGCGGCTACCACTGGTCGGCGCTGCGCACGGGCGTGGCCAAGGCGCGGGTGCTGACGAACTGGACGCTGAACGCGATCGCGGGCGACGATTTCGTGCGCACCGGGTTCCAGGCGCGCCGGGCCGCCCGGCTGAAGGACTTCGAGTACACGGACAGCTATCTGACGCCCGAGCAGGTGCGGGCGCAGGTCGAGGGCTCGGGTCCCGGGTCCGGGTGA